One window of Brevibacillus choshinensis genomic DNA carries:
- a CDS encoding ABC transporter ATP-binding protein: MVIETVHLSKQYGNLHALTDLNLSIDQGKVFGFIGPNGAGKSTTMLILSTLLEQTEGDAFVCGYNVRKNPGAVRQSLGYMPDFFGVYDNLTAVEYLEFYAGAYKIPSRKRPALVADLLELVNLSHKADAYVDSLSRGMQQRLSLARCLVHDPSVLILDEPASGLDPRARIELREIIKQLRSMGKTILISSHILPELAELCDEIGVIEQGRMIACGSVHEVSKDRGRSLMEVKTLANEEVAAHILTESGRVFQLEEYIDGFQFRFEGNEQQKSELLQQLIAAGVPVVFFGDAKENLEDVFLAITEGVSG, from the coding sequence ATGGTAATTGAAACCGTTCATCTAAGCAAACAATACGGAAATCTGCATGCATTGACTGATTTAAATCTTTCGATAGATCAAGGGAAGGTATTCGGTTTTATTGGACCCAACGGAGCAGGGAAGTCCACCACAATGCTCATTTTGTCGACATTGCTGGAACAGACAGAAGGCGATGCCTTTGTATGTGGCTACAACGTCCGTAAAAATCCGGGGGCCGTTCGTCAGTCCCTCGGATATATGCCCGACTTTTTCGGGGTATATGATAATTTGACCGCTGTAGAGTATTTGGAATTTTACGCAGGTGCTTACAAGATTCCATCGAGAAAAAGACCTGCTCTGGTTGCTGATCTACTGGAATTAGTCAATCTGTCCCACAAGGCCGATGCGTACGTCGATTCGCTGTCCCGTGGGATGCAACAACGCCTGAGTCTAGCGAGATGCTTGGTCCATGATCCGTCTGTGCTGATTCTGGACGAGCCGGCCTCTGGACTGGACCCACGCGCTCGCATTGAGCTGAGAGAGATCATCAAGCAATTGCGTTCCATGGGCAAAACTATCTTGATCAGCTCGCATATTTTGCCTGAACTAGCGGAGCTGTGCGATGAAATCGGCGTCATCGAACAGGGGCGCATGATTGCGTGCGGCTCCGTGCATGAGGTGAGCAAAGATCGCGGACGCAGTTTGATGGAGGTCAAAACGTTGGCGAACGAAGAAGTCGCGGCACATATTTTGACTGAATCAGGGCGAGTTTTTCAGCTTGAAGAATACATCGATGGATTCCAGTTTCGGTTTGAGGGGAATGAGCAACAAAAATCGGAATTGCTCCAGCAACTGATTGCTGCGGGCGTACCCGTCGTCTTTTTCGGCGACGCCAAAGAGAATCTGGAAGACGTGTTTTTGGCCATCACAGAAGGAGTGAGTGGGTGA
- a CDS encoding ABC transporter permease, with the protein MGSFFFNPILVKEMRERFRSKKTFCILAIYLLVMGGIPLGFLLMDPIRAGALGENRNLFLISASIHYAMVCFVAPALTAGAISGERERQTLHILLTTQLSPSTIVLSKLITSLAFSSLLIVASMPLYSIVMLYGSVSPEQMAQLVVFLGVNVLFLGTLGLFCSTWIKRTSVSTITAYGIAFFFMVGTGLLFLFIGESLQQAYPDRFPDAGVWNLPELQMLAGINPVVVLFGILGESIADVDQISFSPWLFFSCFYLVLATLLVWWSAYLLKPVRRKWLSWKKRPNRVK; encoded by the coding sequence ATGGGGAGCTTTTTTTTCAATCCGATTCTCGTAAAAGAAATGCGTGAGCGATTCCGCTCGAAAAAAACGTTTTGTATCCTTGCGATCTATTTGCTCGTCATGGGAGGAATTCCTCTGGGCTTTTTGCTCATGGATCCCATTCGTGCAGGAGCGCTTGGTGAGAATCGCAATCTGTTTCTCATCTCGGCGAGCATCCATTACGCTATGGTTTGTTTTGTCGCACCTGCTCTTACTGCTGGAGCGATCAGTGGGGAGCGGGAAAGACAGACGTTGCACATCCTATTGACGACACAGCTTTCACCGAGCACGATCGTCCTGAGCAAGCTGATCACGTCTTTGGCTTTTTCGTCGCTGCTGATCGTCGCTTCTATGCCTTTGTATAGCATCGTGATGCTCTATGGCTCTGTATCACCCGAGCAAATGGCCCAGCTGGTGGTCTTTCTAGGTGTCAACGTGTTGTTTCTGGGTACGCTTGGCTTGTTCTGCTCGACGTGGATCAAGCGGACATCTGTGAGTACGATAACAGCCTACGGCATTGCTTTCTTTTTTATGGTCGGCACTGGTCTCCTCTTTCTATTCATTGGGGAGTCTCTGCAACAAGCTTACCCGGATCGCTTTCCGGACGCTGGCGTATGGAATCTTCCTGAGCTGCAGATGTTGGCAGGAATCAATCCCGTCGTCGTTTTATTTGGTATTTTGGGTGAATCGATTGCAGATGTGGATCAGATATCGTTTTCGCCATGGCTGTTCTTTTCCTGCTTTTACTTGGTGCTCGCCACTTTGCTGGTATGGTGGAGTGCGTATTTGTTGAA